One Candidatus Desulfatibia profunda genomic window, AATTAAACTGACAACATAACTTGCCATCGCCGGTAACTATCTGAGACCATAAAACATTTGCCGGTATCTTTTTGATATCATATAATTTATTTAAACGCAAATTTTGCGTTTTTGATTAACCCAGAAACAAAAGGACTTGATCGTTTTAAAATCATGGCCGGAGACGAATTAAAAGCGTGCTGCATCTCAAAGGCAACGGACCCATTCAAAACAGGACGTGGAATTTCATTTTTCTTTTGGTTAATTCGGAAACAAGCCTTTCTTTATATTCCTTGAAGAATTTATCCGTGGTTCCCCTGTGGAGCCCGAACCTATGATAAAATCCCTTGATTGAATTTAAATAGTTCATCTTATCAATAAAAATCGTATCAGCCTTTTCTGCGAGGTTTTCGATCAGCTTTTCCGGGTTTCCGGGCAGCAGCGGTCCGACGAAAGCAAATGTTTTGATTCCGCAGGAGTGAATTTTCGCCAAAGCTGTCAATCTGTCTTTTACCGGGCTGGCCTTGGGCTCAAATAATTTTGCCACCTTTTCATCGTCCGTGGTGATGGTAAATCCTACCTCTATTTCCTCGAATTCTTTAATTAAATCCAGATCCCGCAAAACGAGTTCGGACTTCGTCTGGATATTGACCGGAAACTGTTTTCTTAGCAGTTCTTTTAAACAGCGCCTTGTCAATTCATAAGTTGCTTCCAGGGGTTGATAAGGATCACAAACCGAGGAAATCCAAACCATTCCTTTTTTGGCTTTACCCAACTGCTTTTGCAAAACTTCAGGGGCATTTATTTTAACGTCCACAAAATCGCCCCAGGCCTCCTTGTGTCCGGAATACCGTTTCATAAACAAGCGCGCATAGCAATACCTGCAATTGATCTGGCAACCGGTGTAAGGGTTCAGGCAGTAGTCGAAGATCTTTGATTTGTTAAGAACGCTTTTGGCCTGGATTTCTTTAACAATCGGCATGAAATTTCCGGGTTAGGCCGTTGGACCATTTTTAGTAAGTGGAATTTTATTAAACTTAATGTGCATTTCATAAACTTTGGGCACATCGAAATCCAACATCAGGAAAAGCTTCCCATGGATACCTAAATTGCTTTAATTCTGACTTGGTACTTGGAGACTTCCCAGCGACGAGGCTATCATAGAAAAGATTTTCTTTGCCCATAGCTTCATCGCGATTTTCCTGATTCTTATCAGAACGTTGTATCCACTCCTTGATATCTTCTCCCATGCCTATCTTACCGGTTCCGGTTTCACCTTTGACGTCTTCTGCAAGGTTCATCATCACATAATCCCATTCATATTCTGTCACCAAACGTTTGCCGTAGTGTCGTGCATAGGCTGAAGCGCCATACCAGGTAACACGAACGACCTGATGGGCTGCGTATTCGGTATTACGCAAATGGAAGCGCCCATGCTTATAAATGATCTGCTCGTGCGATTCAATACCTTCTCCAATATAGAACCAGATTTCACTGTTATGTTTTACAACACCATTTTCAACCACCAGGTTGTCTTTAGCTTCGTTTAAAAATTCAGCAAAATGATGATTCGTCACCATGTCTTCATCCATGTAAAAGGATTGTACCCTATCTGCTTTGCCCTGGCCCTTTAAAAGTTCTGTCATGGATTTAAGGTCGCCGCCAGGGATAAAAAGCATTTTTTTACCATCTTTGCCCAGGATTGATTGATTCGGAGAAACAGGGGAGATTGACTCGGCTTTGGAAGGT contains:
- a CDS encoding radical SAM protein, translated to MPIVKEIQAKSVLNKSKIFDYCLNPYTGCQINCRYCYARLFMKRYSGHKEAWGDFVDVKINAPEVLQKQLGKAKKGMVWISSVCDPYQPLEATYELTRRCLKELLRKQFPVNIQTKSELVLRDLDLIKEFEEIEVGFTITTDDEKVAKLFEPKASPVKDRLTALAKIHSCGIKTFAFVGPLLPGNPEKLIENLAEKADTIFIDKMNYLNSIKGFYHRFGLHRGTTDKFFKEYKERLVSELTKRKMKFHVLF